From a region of the Oryza sativa Japonica Group chromosome 6, ASM3414082v1 genome:
- the LOC4340853 gene encoding putative BPI/LBP family protein At1g04970, which produces MANLHLLPLLLLALLSPAGAASGEAHASAVVAEKGLDFAKGVLIGEAVRSLTPLRLPGVEKAVRVPFLGAIRVAATNITLFHLDVGDDSAIHPGDTALVVVASGVSANLSMAWSYYYDSWLFPIEISDRGTASILVQGMEVGITMQIKNYNGSLSLSVLQCGCNVKDLVISLDGGASWFYQGLINAFEDHIRAAVEKAIPENIIDGTSKLDSLLQSLPRSVNLDNISALNMTFVNDPQYGNSSIEFDINGLFSSATAKLSNSQKHPQLSLSCGGASKMLLLSLDEAVFNSALEVYFKAGSMHWVVDKIPDQSLLNTASWKFIIPRLYWSYPNDDMLLNISMASPPVMRITSEKIGATIYADMIIDVLHDKETIPVACISVVVSASGVAEAAGNKVYGKVELGNFSLALKWSKIGNFHMSLIQGVIRVFLNTVCMPYLNSRLGHGVILPVVHGFTLKDIYVLTSPEKLTLCSDVAFANASSLATLPILRSPRVL; this is translated from the exons ATGGCCaacctccatctcctccccctcctcctcctcgccctcctctcccccgccggCGCGGCCTCCGGCGAGGCGCACGCCTCCGCGGTGGTGGCAGAGAAGGGCCTGGACTTCGCCAAGGGCGTGCTGATCGGGGAGGCGGTGCGGTCGCTGACCCCGCTGCGCCTCCCCGGCGTGGAGAAGGCCGTGCGGGTGCCCTTCCTGGGCGCCatccgcgtcgccgccaccaacaTCACGCTCTTCCAcctcgacgtcggcgacgactCCGCCATCCACCCCGGGGACaccgccctcgtcgtcgtcgcctccggcGTCAGCGCCAACCTCAGCATGGCATGGAGCTACTACTACGATTCCTGGCTCTTCCCCATCGAGATCTCCGACAGAGGCACCGCTTCTATCCTG GTTCAAGGAATGGAAGTTGGTATAACCATGCAAATTAAGAATTATAACGGGAGTTTGTCTCTCTCTGTGTTGCAATGTGGATGTAATGTCAAGGACCTAGTGATATCCCTGGATGGTGGAGCATCTTGGTTTTATCAGGG GTTAATAAATGCTTTCGAGGACCATATTAGAGCTGCAGTTGAGAAGGCAATACCAGAAAATATTATTGACGGCACATCCAAACTTGACTCGTTGCTTCAAAGCCTTCCTAGGAGTGTCAATCTGGACAATATTTCTGCTTTGAACATGACTTTTGTTAACGATCCGCAGTATGGAAATTCCTCAATTGAGTTTGATATCAATGGATTATTCTCTTCTGCAACTGCTAAGCTTAGCAATTCGCAGAAGCATCCCCAACTTTCATTATCATGTGGTGGGGCATCCAAAATGCTTCTGCTTTCACTTGATGAAGCTGTTTTCAATTCTGCATTAGAGGTTTACTTCAAG gcaGGTTCAATGCATTGGGTAGTTGACAAAATTCCCGATCAATCTCTACTAAATACAGCTAGTTGGAAATTTATCATTCCTCGCTTGTACTGGAGCTATCCCAATGATGACATGCTGTTAAACATTTCAATGGCTTCACCCCCGGTGATGAGGATTACGTCTGAAAAGATTGGTGCTACTATATATGCGGACATGATAATTGATGTTTTACATGACAAAGAGACAATTCCAGTTGCATGCATCTCTGTA gTAGTAAGTGCCTCAGGTGTCGCAGAGGCAGCAGGCAATAAAGTATATGGTAAGGTTGAATTGGGCAATTTCTCCCTTGCCTTGAAGTGGAGCAAAATTGGTAACTTCCACATGTCATTGATTCAG GGAGTGATTCGTGTTTTCTTGAACACGGTTTGCATGCCCTATTTGAACTCACGGCTGGGGCATGGAGTTATCTTACCTGTGGTCCATGGTTTCACACTCAAAGACATCTACGTTCTTACTTCTCCTGAGAAGTTGACACTTTGTTCTGATGTTGCCTTCGCTAATGCAAGCAGCCTGGCAACTTTACCAATTTTGAGATCCCCTCGGGTTTTATAG
- the LOC4340855 gene encoding probable helicase MAGATAMA 3, translating to MAVDKSGGGGGGGGASSSSSGVAASTMDRFHKIVLSWDYVRLVADSKGGQQQAKGLGRVKNTYASVAEYLAVFEPLLFEEVKAQIVQGRSDEEEEAGQDWQKGIVASCTESEGFHKVSMAVLDDFREMVSENDLLLLSKEKFEEGVTPSAYAFALVEQRGGRETISLRTFVAGEIKNLNVAKPVSCSRLQRIASIFSTTESFLWILKICSLSTIMREFSGMHSVASLPFKDLILSASEKNSGGNDQNRAWNVPEPLMDYLKTNLNDSQLDAVNAGLSRRSFVLIQGPPGTGKTQTILGQTIYIYIYIHIYTYILYAARHVA from the exons aTGGCGGTGGAcaaatccggcggcggcggaggcggaggcggcgcctcttcctcctcgtcgggcgtcgccgcctccaccatggacCGCTTCCACAAGATCGTCCTCAGCTGGGACTACGTCCGCCTCGTCGCGGACTCCAAG GGCGGGCAGCAGCAGGCGAAGGGGCTGGGGCGCGTGAAGAACACGTACGCCTCGGTGGCCGAGTACCTCGCTGTGTTCGAGCCGCTGCTGTTCGAGGAGGTGAAGGCGCAGATCGTCCAGGGGCgcagcgacgaggaggaag AGGCTGGGCAGGACTGGCAGAAGGGGATTGTGGCGTCGTGCACCGAGTCGGAGGGGTTCCACAAGGTGTCCATGGCCGTGCTTGATGATTTCCGGGAGATGGTGTCGGAGAACGATCTCCTGCTGCTGTCCAAAGAGAAA TTTGAAGAGGGAGTGACCCCCAGTGCATATGCCTTTGCCTTAGTGGAACAGCGGGGTGGCAGAGAAACGATTTCTCTAAGGACATTTGTGGCAGGTGAAATAAAAAATCTTAATGTAGCAAAGCCTGTGAGCTGTTCTAGGCTGCAGCGTATTGCTTCCATTTTTTCAACTACAGAGAGCTTCCTCTGGATTTTAAAG ATTTGCAGCTTGTCTACCATAATGCGAGAATTCTCGGGCATGCACTCTGTAGCATCACTTCCTTTTAAGGATCTGATTCTTTCAGCTAGTGAGAAGAACAGTGGTGGGAATGATCAAAACCGTGCTTGGAATGTCCCTGAGCCACTTATGGATTATCTTAAAACAAACCTTAATGATTCACAACTAGATGCAGTCAAC GCAGGTCTTTCTCGCAGATCCTTTGTTCTTATCCAG GGGCCCCCAGGAACAGGAAAAACACAAACTATCCTTGgacaaactatatatatatatatatatatacacatatatacatacatactatatgctgcaagacatgttgCGTGA
- the LOC136356981 gene encoding uncharacterized protein: protein MCGKFGLLDLLDAAPLTNPDAAWEQADCCLRNWLFGSVADDVLDLAMEPDQSARDLWIAIDNLFQANKEPRTIYLHHEFHSMTQGDLSVADYCQRMKTAADALRDVSHPVTESQLVLNLLRGVNSRFTSTADNIASAPVLPSFASARNTLVLKELRNANSVQVQSETALVAANSAHSNCTGGTCHSSGSGGQQQNRAGGGNGGKNKGKNGGRNNNRNSGGNGGGGFGGRPGG from the coding sequence ATGTGTGGGAAATTCGGTCTCCTCGATCTTCTTGACGCTGCTCCTCTCACCAACCCCGACGCCGCCTGGGAACAGGCCGATTGCTGCCTCCGCAACTGGCTCTTCGGCTCCGTTGCCGACGACGTCCTCGACCTCGCCATGGAGCCTGATCAATCGGCCCGGGACTTGTGGATCGCCATCGACAACCTCTTTCAAGCCAACAAGGAGCCTCGCACGATCTATCTGCATCACGAGTTCCACTCCATGACCCAAGGCGATCTCTCCGTCGCCGACTATTGTCAGCGCATGAAGACGGCGGCTGATGCCCTCCGCGACGTTAGCCACCCCGTCACCGAGTCCCAGCTCGTCCTCAACCTCCTCCGCGGCGTCAACTCGCGCTTCACCAGCACGGCCGACAACATCGCGAGCGCCCCTGTCTTGCCGTCCTTCGCCTCTGCGAGGAACACGCTGGTTCTCAAGGAGCTTCGCAACGCCAACTCGGTACAAGTCCAGTCCGAGACTGCCCTCGTCGCAGCCAACAGCGCCCACTCCAACTGCACCGGGGGCACTTGCCACTCCTCTGGCAGCGGTGGGCAGCAGCAgaaccgcgccggcggcggcaacggcggcaagAACAAGGGCAAGAACGGCGGCCGCAACAACAACCGCAActccggcggcaacggcggcggtggattcGGCGGCCGCCCTGGTGGATAG